CAGGGGTGCTGGGGACCCAGGTTAGCGCTGCCACCATCACCTCCAGCCATGCAGGAgaggtgctgggccccagggccaTCTGCTCCCCACCTTCTCACATCTCCTCCCTACATTTTCCCAAGAGCCAAGAAAACAGGCAAGTTAAGCGTTAGCACCCCACTTTAGAGATGAGAAGCCTGAGGCCTGCAGAGGGACTGTCTTGGCTAAAGTCCACAGAGAGCTGCTCTGGCCCCAGGAATAAGGACCACGGTGTTTACATGAATTTGTGCTGCTCCTTGTTGCAACTGTCAGGCTTGGGGGGCGTTGGGAAACGTGGTCATTCTCAGGCCCCCACCTTCCTTGTACGGAGGAGATTGTCGAAGTCAGGAGAGGTGCCGTGTCATGAATTTAGTGGCCATGACAATGTGCTGCTCACATCATTGGGGAGGATGCCTGACGTGGGGAAAGGTCCAGGCGTCTGCAGCACAAGCTCCACTGCCTTCAGGCAACTgggtgaccctgagcaagtcactAACACCCTCTGGGCCACTACGGAATCATCAGGACAGGAGCAACAGCACCGAGTATATTAGGTGGCAGTGAGGAAGACCTGTgccagggcctgggcagggcctggAGTGAGGCTGAGGGCTTCCTTCAAGGGTGCTCCCTAGGCAACCCCTACCCGGGCcgctccagcccagcccagcaggaTGAGGGCTGAAGTACaccaagcacctactatgtgcaagacaTCCTGGCATCACAGACACCAACTCCTTGAATCCCTGTGGCATCCCTACCAAGCAGGAACTATGTGAATTCCACTGtgagacagggaaactgaggcacagggcagAGCCAGAATTCGGCTTTCTGACTTCAGAAACCATCACGTACAAGGTGGTCTGTGTCCCAAGCCTGGGTCCCTGCCCCCGAAGCGTCAGGACAGAAAGAGCCAGGACCTTGTTCAGGGGACAGCCTGGGAGGGAAACTCACCATTTTTGTCCGCCCGGCGGAAAATCTGCAGAGAAGAGAAGTAGAGTCAGCCTGGGCCCCAGAGGGGCAGGCGCCCTCCAGGGGCTCCCAACTCATCTTGAGATCCCACTcctgggggggggtgcaggggggcctGAGAAGCtgagcagcccctcccccaggagcccccGGCTGGGATCCAGGGCAGGAGGGATGCTTCAGGCACAGCCCTCCCAGGCGCCTGCGAGGAAGCAGCACCCACTCTTCTTCTGTGCcgacacgcgcacacacacgtgGACACACACGCTCACACCGATCCACATGCTTGCGGGTGTGCTTGCAGAGCCAGCAGTCCACGCGGCCTCACCCACTGTGCTACGCTCACTCACACAATGGGAATCTGTGTCCCACGGACACAGCCACACGCCTCATACCGCTGCACCCCTCTAGGAAGCCCGTGGGAGCCCCGATTTCCCCCCACGGAGGTTGGTTTAGTGTCAACAGAGATGTCTGCTAAGGGAACCTCCAGGCCTggcaactgggccagccaggggcAGCGCTGGATTATTTTTCAGGTGGGGGAGTGGGTGGAAGCAGGCCGTGAAGAGCTCAGAAAGCCAGCTGCAGGTGCCAGGTTCTGGCTGcacggggagggggtgggggagggatgggggggtgACAGCCACCCCCCcaaacctgagctgagaccagaTAAGTCCTCCTGGTATTTTTAGAAGAAGGTGAGCCACGGTGAacagaaggagcagggggaggcaccAACCCCTCTGACCATCTGACCTTTGGTGCTTGCCCTGGGGCCAAGGACAGATGTCCCCCCCCGTCCCTTCAAGTACTCGAGACTGTGACAAACTGAAGCAGCAGCTCAGAAAGGGCTTCCTACACATCACCCCCCTCTTCCCTCAGCTGAAACCCTAGCTGGGGGTGCTCGAGCAGGAGCTGCCGTGGCTGGGGCAGAAGGGAGACTAATTAGCAGAGCACCCATTGCCCGCCTGGGCACTCCACACCCCGGCTCCCCACTGCAAAGTTCTCTGGGGCCGGGGTCCCCCCGCCGCAGGTGCCCATGCTGGTCACGCCAAGCAAGTGAATGGTGCAGACCACCTAAGGTGGCTCCAGGagtcctctccccacccccactcatcaCTCCATCTCCTAGATGGAGGAGTCTCACAGCCCACCCGCACCAGCACCAGGAGGACCCTGAGCCTCCTGCCTGCACTGCTGGGAACGGGAAGGGTCTGGACAGGGCTTCCCTGCAAGGGTGGCCCCGGTTTTCCCCACACGAACTCTGTGGGGGACCTGAGAGAGGATCTGGCTGtgcaagagtgtgtgtgtgtgtgcacgtgcctgCATGTCTCTGGGGGCAGCCTCCAGCACCCCACAGCCCagctcccccttccctgcccagccCTCTCTGCCCAGGGCCAGCTGTGGTtccaggagagaggaaggaagggggagaggagatCCACGCTCCCCCAACAATCAGACATGCAGACACAACTGACCCAGGAGCCCCCGGGGCCCAGGACCCTCCCCGGGACATGCAGGTCCTGTGGGGGCTGTCGGGACTGGGGTGGTGCCCGGGGCAGGGCCCCCGCCGCCTCGCCctcccccacgcccccacccccagcggcCGCCCCGCAGAAGCTTCCTCCCACTCCTGGGgtgagggcggggggggggggggggtgtgaggTGGGCTCCGGGGGGGGGTGAGGtgggcttggggggggggtgaggtgggcttcccgggggggggggggtgaggtgggcttgggggggggtgaggtgggcttgggggggggtgaggtgggctcccgggggggggggtgaggtgggCTCCCGGGGGGGGGTGAGGTGGGCTCCCGGGGGGGGGTGAGGTGGGCTtgggggggggtgaggtgggCTTCCCGGGGGGGGGTGAGGTGGGCTCCGGGGGGGGGTGAGGTGGGCTCCGGGGGGGGGCTCCCGGGTGCGCCGGGCGTGCAGGGGCGGAGGGCCCACGCGGCTCAGGCTGGAGCGGGGCGGGGAGCCCGGGAGGGTCCAGGCGGCCCCGGTCCGCTGAGGGGGGGACAGGAGGGCGCTTCGCTTCCCGAGAGCTGCTGGCCGCGGGGGAAGGGGCTTTGGGCGGGAACACGCGGGCTCCGGGTCCGCGGCCAGGATGAGAGTCGGCACCGGAGCCTGGGGCCGGGCGAGGGGTCTCGGAGAAGAAGTGACCgggcgcgggggagggaggggcgggggcgggggaccgagggagggggcggggccgggccgaggGGTCCCGGCCCGGAGCAGGTGGGGATCCCGAGCCgtggcgggaggggcggggggcggggggcgcgggggctcgggggtgcgggggccccggggcggggggcgcggggacggggagggcgggggctcgggggggcggggtcccggggtccagggggcggggggcgcggggtcccggggtcccggggcggggggcgcggggtccCGGGGCCGCCGGCGCATACTCACGTCCAGGATGACCGCGGTGCCCCCgcgcggggagccggggccggggccggggccggggccgggggcggcggcgggggcgggggcgggggcggcggggccgagCGGCGCCCGGGGCTCGCCCATCCTGGCGCCCACCCAGCGCAGCAGCCCGCCCAGCGCCCGGCCCTGCGGCGGCGGCTCCCGGAGCAGCCTGTGCGCGCCGGCCCTGCACAGGCGCGCCGCCCGCTCGCACAtcgcgccgcccgcgccgcccggaAGCCCGCCgacccccgcccggcccgcggcccgcccccgcccccgcccccgcccctccccgcccctcccgccccgcctcCCTCGGCCCGCGGCCGCGGCCACCGCGGGGGGGCTCGCCCGGACCCCGGGCCACGTGCCCGcgtcccccgccccgccccgccccgccccgcccggcgccGCGGCAGGGGGTgaccgcgggggggggggggggggctgcggggccgggccCAGCCCGCGCACGGAAGGGGCGCCCGGGAGGCCTGGggtcggggcgcggggctgcgcggCGCGGACCTGCCCTGGGGGCCGCCCCtcccggagcccccagccccccgcggcGCCCACGCAGGGGCCGGAGCGCAGGTGTCCGGCGAGCCCGGGGCGCCCCCTGCTGGCGGCAGCTCCGGGAACCGGCGCCCGCGCGCtcggcctcccccgcccccgggcctgcGAGCCCCCCAAGCCCTGCCGCAGCGGAGCGCCCGGCCGGCGCCCAGCACCCTCTTGCCCTCAcgccccacccaccaccacccacctgtCGGAAGGATGAGTGAGGGCCTGGgactgggcgggggcggggctgccctCGGCCTCCTGGAACCTACATCCAAGCGGGGAGTGAGTCCGCAGATAAACCAACTATTACTTCTGAACGCCCGGGAACCTTGGGCCACCAACGGGACTGCCCTGGTGACGGAGGAGGCTGCCTGGAGGAAGTGACCCTTAGGTTGACGGCAGTGGAAGAGGAGTTAGAAGGGTAAAGTGTCCTGGGTGGGAGACCCGCCcctgcaaaggccctgtggccgGTGCGAGCTGAGGGAGCATGAAGGACTGAAGAGACAGTGTGACCAGGAGGGAGCGTGGCAGACAGTCAGGGGCCAggctggaggggtgggcagggctgtgaAGGCCTCCCCAGCATACCCTTCCCCACACACATCCTCCCCTCACGTCCCTAACGCAGCTGTACCCAGACTTGGGCACCATCCCTTATCACAAAACTCCCCATCCCAAGGACCTCCCACATGGCCCTGTGCTTCCCGGGGCACCCAGCCCTCTCCCCACACACAGAATCCTCAGACACGGGAGTGGAGGCAGGCACTGGGTTTAATTGGAACCTGATTCTGGAAGCAGTAGAGCCTGGAGTCCTCTTGGCTCAGCTGGCCCTGGTGACCCCAGCTCTTACCAGCAGCTTTCACCCTAAATCACCGCCCCCCTCTGGCCTGCAGCATCTGTTCCCACCCTGATACTAGTCTGAGTCCCGGCAGCCTGGGCTCCCCACTCCTCTTCATCCAAGAGGCCTGTCGCCTGGGCTCACGGCCCCTCCTGTCTCCTGCCAGGAGAGGCCCCCTTCTCTCACTGGGGCGCCCAGCAAGGGCCGTGGTCATCTGCCTTCCTCTTTAGGGCCTGGGTACGAGGATGCCAGGCTGGGTGCTAGGGCGGCTTCCTGGCCTCcttcctcagcagggagctggcCACTGCCAGGGCTCCACCCTGCACAAACCGCACAAAGTTGTCCCCAGCCAGGGGCCCCACGGCGTACAGGCCCTCCTGCTGGGTGCTCTGGTAAGTAAAAGGGTCCACGTCGATGGGGTTCCTTTTGGCGCTCAGTGGTAGGTCGGGGTCCACGGCCAGGTTGGCGCCGGCCCCGGGGAGGAAGGACAGGTCCGGGTGGGAGCCGATGAGCACCAGCACCAGGGCAACGCCAAAGACCTTCTGGAGGCCCTGGGCGTCCCGGAACACGGCCTGGCGGTCCTCCTTGAGGAGCAGCAGCTGGTGCTCGGGGAGGCTGCGGTAGCCCTCGTAGGGGCTGGGCGACAGGATGGACTGCTCCCGCATCATCTGATGCACCTTGTGGTACTCGGGGTACAGCATCTTGGGCAGCTGGTTGAAGACCAGGCCGGGGTCATCCACGGAGCGGCGGAAGGCGTGGATCACGGGGATGTTGTAGTGGCGGGCGTAGAGGACCGCGTCGGCGGCCGACAGCCCCGCGCCGATGATGAGGACGGGGTCCGAGGCCGGGGTCACCGTTCCGGCCCTTGTGGCCGCCTCCAGGGCCGAAAGCTCGTAGTGGACGAAGGGCAGGGCCTCCCCGGCGATGCCCAGGCGCGCCGGGCTGTCAGACGTGCCCGTGGCCAGGACCACGTTGCGGGCGCATAGGGAGAAGGGCTGCTGGCTCTGGTCCTCCGTGGTCAGGACGCCGCTCACCTGGAAGAGGGGGCTGGAGGCCAGAGCCCCGGAGCCACCAGACACAGGTGTCCCCCACTCCACGGCCGTGACCACGGCACCGGACACAAAGTTGTGACCCAGGCCCTTCTTGGTCACGTAGTCCCTGTAGTAGTGAGCGATGTCCCCAGCCGTGGCTCGGCTGTTACGAAGACCTCTGAAGGGAAGGATTCAGGGGGGCGGGTGTCAGAGAGCAGACCTGGGGTGGAGGGCCACAGTTGGGGGTGACCAGGCCGGCGGCTGGACTGTGGCTCTGCCTCCCCAACTGTGGGACTTAGTTTACCCCCTCGGAGCCTGCAACTCGTCATGTGTAAAACAGAGCTAATGCAGTTTCCTCAGTAGGGTGGGGTTGAGACTGTGGTCTCTAAAGCCAGgtggcctgggttcaaatcctgctgGTGAGCTACGTGCCTGAAAcactccatgcctcagttttctcatttgcacaCAGGGATGATGGTGGTGACAGAGTGATTTCACGCGGCTGTTGAGGGTCGGCTGTGATGTGCACAGAAATCGTAGGATAGAAGCTGCcaggtggtggggggcagggaagagtCAGCCACTGGTCCTACCTCCAAAGACTAATTACGAATCTACACGAAGGTGCTGGGCTTCCATCTCTCCCAAGCTCGGAAACAGGTAAGGCTGCTCTACGGGGTTAGCGGTAGAGAGTGGCTCCCCCGGGGCGGGAGGAAGGGGGCCGTGATGGGGACGGTAAGAGCAGGGCTGCGGGGGGCAGGAGGCCTAGTTCTTGCTTCTGGGCAGCTGCGGTGCAGGTGTGTGCACTTTGAAGCACTGCAACCACCTGTGTGCGCTGGAGTCATGCACTTTCCTCTAGGAAAGACTGTATTTCAACAACAGGTTCACTTCAAAACAAGCCGTGCAAAGCACTGGGCATAGTCCCCTGCACGCACAGCCCCAGCAGACTGTTATTATCGGGGTTGCTACTCTCGTTTTCACTTTTACTGCCGCTCCTCCCAGGGCAATGACCGCAGGGCCAGCGTCTCCAGGTGCCTGAGCTACGGGCTTCGGCAGGATCTCAGCTCCTCCGTCTACCTGGGTGACCTGGGACGCGTTACCTACTCTAACCACGGACGTGTTAAGGGCGATCCTacatggggcgcctgagtggcgcAGTCggtgagtgcctgactcttgggtTTCGAATCCCGCactggactctgcactcagtgtggggtctgcttgtctctctctcaatttaaaaaacacagagaatCCTACGTGACACCCAGCAGGACCAACGGTAGCACCAGCTCACATCGCATCCCCCAAGGCCATGCCACGCAGCCCAGCCCGCCGGTCTGCTCCTGAAACTGGAACTCTGCTTTCTGTGGGTTTGTCACTTTCCCCTCTCTGAGTAAAAACTGTTCCAGAGAACGGTCCTAAGGTGCGACATCTAGGGTTCTTTCTAAGAAGCAAAGCCCCAGGACTGGGGGTAGGGGGGGCTTCGGAGCCCTGGAGgcaccaggagggcagggagtgtgGCTGCCGTGGGTGTGGCCCGGCgcacaggagcaggagcagatgTGCTTGATGGGGAATACTATGTGGCCCCGTAAAAGACAGTTGCAAACGCTGTCTTCACCACGTGAAACCCTTATGCCTGAACGTTAAATttgaaagtgaaatataaaagtaTGTCTACGATTAAAATTTCAGTTCCTGTCGCTCTGTTGACACATCCCTGCACTAGCCTGGGTATCTTCCTGCCAAGTCTGCAGGGACACAAAGTCTTTGTGAAACTGAGTTGCTGGGTGGGGACGACCAGCCTGTGTCATGGCACCTGGGGTCGGAGGGAACAGGGTCACACAAGGTCAGCCACCACCCAAGTGGCGACCCTGCACCCCCCCCTGGAGCACCCGGGGAACTTGCTGCTTCGCTCCCCAGGATGAGCAGGGGCTGGAATTCATTTGTTCAGTGATTGGGCTTTTTCCTCCAGGATGGTCAGACGTGTGCAGTGTGGTCATGATGGAACAGGAAACAaggtggaggaggatggggggaagGACCCCCAAACGGGACAGTGATGGGTACAGGCATGGGGTTGGGGTGAGCTGTCTTCCTTTTCTATATGTGGTTATGATTTTATTgcaagagcattttttttttaaaggaagtgcaACCTCTTAGCTGATCTAGAAGTGGAAAGATTATTCTAGGCCAGGCTTGAGCAGGATGAagggcagcagggaggccagAGGGCCAGGGAGCCTGGCCAGAGGCACAGAGCAGGGCCAGCCATCACGCCTTCCTTAGAGGCCGGGACGCTCCCAGGGACCATGCTGGGGAGTTATGCATCAGACtggcagggtcctggggtcagtcCAGCCCCCCGTGGACCCAGACAAGCCCTTTCCCCAGCGGAGCCTCCATATCCCACCCTGGAGTAAGAGGAAGGGCAGGCTAGGGGAGCCTCACAGCCCCTATAGCTCTGGCTCCTGGGCTGCATGTGGGGGTGGGCCCCACTCATCCCTGTCCACCCCGGGCTTTCCAGAGCCTCCTCACCTTCGCTTCCTGCACATCCACTCCTTGACCTGCAGGTCTGGGAGCCCCATCCACTGGCCTTGGCTAAGAGTCACCATGGAGCCTTCGATGGACTGTGAGCAAAAGAAGACCTTTGGTCCAGGCCTCTCCTAGCCCCAGCCCAACAAGGAGGCAGGGAAGCAGGGCATGGGAGGCCTTGACTTCAGGCCCAAAGCCCCCCTCAtactcccccagcccccactcacATGCCAGGCTCCCCCAGGCAGGTTCCGGCCTAGGACCATGTGGGGGATGGCTCGCTCCTTCTGGTGCTTCCAGGTGAGAACGGACTCCATGTTTCCCCCAAAGTCTGTGTCCGGGCGCAGGAGGGCATCAAAGAGCAGGGCCACAGGGCTTTGGGACCGGCCTTCAAGGCCTTCGGACAGGTAATCCAGGTCCTGGAGGTGGTGCATAGGTCAGAGGCGCTAATGGCGCAAGGTTGCCCAGTCTCGCACCCTCAGCCTAACATCAGGGAGGTCAGACAAGCTTGGAAAATGCAGCCTCGCAGAAGGAGATAATGCCCATCAATGCAGTAAAGGCTCTGACAAGTCCTGCAGCTGACTTTATACATTGAGTTTTGCCAACACTTACTGGGGTAGGAGCATTTTGTCTGTGGAACTAAAGTCCCGTAGGAGGCATTTCGAAAATTGCTGATCTGGACCAGCTTACTTCCTCATCAGCCAATTTAAAGGTGGGAGGGGCTAGGAGGATGAATGATGTCGGAAGTAGAGGGAGTGGACGATGAGTGGCCTTCTGGAAGGCAAGGGGCATGTATGGAGGATTGGTGGGCCCTCTTGGGCAGGGGTGTAGCAAACCAAAGTATTTGGGCAAGATTTCTCAACTTAGGTACTACTGACGTTTGGGCAGACTCGTGCTTTGTGGTGGGCACGCTCCTGTGTACCGTAGGGCGTTAAATGGTATCCCTGGGCCAGGACCCTGTGAGCCAGTGGGGCCACCACTCCAGTTGTGACAACCGACGTTGTCTCCCGATGTTGCCAAGTGTGCCCAGGAGAGCAGGTTAGGACCCACCCACCGGTCTAGGGGATGTGAGACAAGCAGGTGTGGAATTTGTTGGTCTCAAGAGATAGCCCTGGTTCCTCTTGCACAATTTCCCTGCCTGACTTTGCGGTCGTGCGTGTTCCCCATTTGGTCCTGCGTCTAACAAACGTGTGTCTTTATTTTTGCCCTGCCTGCCCCGGGTGGGCGTGTCCCCTGTCCCACCCCCCAGAGCTCGGGCCCACCTGGTCTAGGATGGAGACCCCCGGAGCCTCCGTGAGCTTCCTCTGCAGCAGTGGGTGTGGGTGGACAGCGTCCGGTCTCACATAGGGGGTGTAGCCAGACAGCAGGTAGGACAGGCAGATGCCCGAGGGGCCATTGCCTGCGGAGAGAGGGTGGGGTCAGAGGGCGGTGCTTTCAGGTGCCAGAGACCACCAGCACTGAGGGCTTTGGTCTTGACCTGACCGGTTCATTGGTTTGctctttattcataaaaatcaaactaaaacagtaagccagggcagcctgggtggctcagcggtttagagccgccttcagtcTAGGATGTGATCCCTggattccgggatcgagtcccacgtcaggctccctgcatggagcctgcttttccctctgcctgtgtctctgcctctctgtctctctgtttctcatgaataagtaaaatcttaaaaaataaagaaataaaacaataagccAGTTGCATGTCCCTGCACGGTGCATAAGACAGTAACAAAGTAACGAATGATTGTTGAGCGCCTCCTCCGTAGTACTTTAGCAACAGTGAAGTAACAGATGCTAACTAACCActgatgtttctttccttttttttttttttttaagatttttatttatttattcatgagagacacacagagagagaggcagagacgcaggcagagggagaagcaggctccgtgcagggagcccaacgtgggactcgatcccaggtctccaggatcacaccccgggctgaaggcggcactaaaccgctgggccaccggggctgcccccactgATGTTTCTTGATGGCCTACTATGTGCCcggagattttattattttttttaagattttatttatttattcatgagagacacagagagagacgtagagacacaggcggagggaaaagcaggctcctcacagggagtccaatgagggactcgatcccgggacccggaatcaggacctgagccgaaggcagatgctcaaccactgagccacccaggcgtcccgtgtcCAGAGAGtttaacaacaaaataataagacACGAGAGAGATGCGGCTGCTGGATCGGGCCCCACGAAGTGCATTACCTCACTGTGCCCTCCCAGTGACATTAGTGAGGTGCAGGCTGCTCTTTTCCCCCTTTCATACTTgaggaaactggggctcagagagcttaagtaacttgcttGTGGTCACACAACAAGGTGACAGAGATTCTAAGATCACTTAAGAACTCGTCCTGTCCTCCAGAGCTGACAGTCTGGCTGGTTAGACAAGTAAAAGATTACAGATAGATTCCTAtgtgggggcggggagtgggggacTACGGAGGGGTACAAAGCCCATGTGGGGCCCCCAGTCCCCAAGCTCGAATGAGTCACACTGCTCATCTGTGGCACTTCTTGGGCATTTACCCTCAGGACATGGCTTCTATTCTtatctgtctttccctctgccccgaCTTCTTATCTGGTGCTGTGAGAATAATACCCGTCGCAGGGGGCCACTGGGACAAACCATATGCAATCACTGATGTTCAACTGCTTCTGATTTACAGAAATGGccatttcatatggttcaacctgCTGcgtgcagaggggaggggccgcCTATCCCCCATTTTGCAGACCCGAGCACAGGAACCACATGCTTCGGCTGCGTCCCCCCACCTgggcacctagcacagtgccaggcagaGGGTGAGCATAGGGACCGTTGCAGGCTGAGGACCAGACCCTGTCGCCCTTCCTGGGCAACCTTAGTGGATCATCCTGCCCTGGCTTCGTGGCTTCCTGGAGGGATTCCAGGGAATGATGTTTTGCAAATTGCTAGGCCTAGCACCAGGCACGGAGTGAATGCTCAATGGCCAATTTTAAAGACcgctctagggacacctggatggctcagtggttgagcgtctgccttccgctcagggcgtgattccagaatctgggatcgagtcccacatcgggctccctgcgaggagcctgcttctctctctgcctatctctctctctctctgtgtctctcatgaataaataaataaaatcttaaaaaaaaaaatactgctctTGTAAAGAAAGGCCTGGCCTGGGCTTGCCTGGCTCCTGACCTTCCACCCTAGGGGCTCAGAGCagcaccctccctgccctgggtgcACTCACCAATGATGAGGACAGGGAGGGGCTCCGAGGCGCTGGTGCCGAGGTGGTCCTTCCTCCAGTTGCTCATGGCTGTGGCTGGTGGGGAGCTCGGAGCTGGCAGCTGacctgggggaaggggggagaagaGCCACTGGGTGAGCCTGCGGTGTCATGCACTGACTTCCCAGCTATAGGCTGCAGGGTGTTGGCCTGTGGTGCTCGGGGTCAAGTCCAAGGTCCTTGCTGAGGCATATCAGGCCACTCTTCTGTTCTTCTCTCCTCCTTACACCTGTTCTATTCCAAACAAACTGCCTAcacgcccccccagccccgctaGACAGGGTCCCCTCTTCCAGGCAGCCACCTCCATCTCTGGGCCCCACCCCACTCTCCCCATTTCATCAGCAGATGAAAGCTTATGGTGCATCTTCTGTAAGGCCTCCTGTGCCCTGCTGGGGGCAAGCCCTGCCTAGCACTTTTGTGACCACCACAGCACCCACACCCCAATCTAGCCCTCAGGTCTCTGGTGCGGCCGGGGGGACTCTGGAGCCATCACCTGGCAAGGTGCTTCCTGCTGGTGACTACAGCCCATTCCTGCACCTCTCCGAGTCtggttcctcatctataaaatgggaataatgatgcTCTCTACCCCGTAGCGttgttgggggaggggacacagtGAGGTGATGGCCGTGACGCACTGGCTGGAGCAAATGTGCCCCTGAGAAAGGACCGGAGCTCACTGGCTGCTCAGCCGCTCAGCTGGAACAGGTGGACTTGAAACTTTGGAAGCCAGAGTCCTAGGGGAAGAGGCCTGTAAACTTGCTCGTCTCTGGGACACCCGCGCCCCCTGCTGGCCACAGGCCCACATCACATCACTCATAGGGCCCTCAACCCAGTTCTTGGCGCTGCAGGCGGGGGCAGGGTCCAGACCCACCTGCGCCACGACCCCCAAACCAGCCTCCGGCCTCACCCACTGCCCCCATCCCCTGCTGTCCTGATGG
The Vulpes lagopus strain Blue_001 chromosome 10, ASM1834538v1, whole genome shotgun sequence genome window above contains:
- the OSGIN1 gene encoding oxidative stress-induced growth inhibitor 1, with translation MSNWRKDHLGTSASEPLPVLIIGNGPSGICLSYLLSGYTPYVRPDAVHPHPLLQRKLTEAPGVSILDQDLDYLSEGLEGRSQSPVALLFDALLRPDTDFGGNMESVLTWKHQKERAIPHMVLGRNLPGGAWHSIEGSMVTLSQGQWMGLPDLQVKEWMCRKRRGLRNSRATAGDIAHYYRDYVTKKGLGHNFVSGAVVTAVEWGTPVSGGSGALASSPLFQVSGVLTTEDQSQQPFSLCARNVVLATGTSDSPARLGIAGEALPFVHYELSALEAATRAGTVTPASDPVLIIGAGLSAADAVLYARHYNIPVIHAFRRSVDDPGLVFNQLPKMLYPEYHKVHQMMREQSILSPSPYEGYRSLPEHQLLLLKEDRQAVFRDAQGLQKVFGVALVLVLIGSHPDLSFLPGAGANLAVDPDLPLSAKRNPIDVDPFTYQSTQQEGLYAVGPLAGDNFVRFVQGGALAVASSLLRKEARKPP